Proteins from a genomic interval of Thamnophis elegans isolate rThaEle1 chromosome 2, rThaEle1.pri, whole genome shotgun sequence:
- the LOC116504551 gene encoding zinc finger protein 239-like has protein sequence MEAGGTSLEVQPKETEPPPTIPDDSESQPERKMAAAEKQTNVSINSEDIGQVILAESQAAVERRQNECYTCGKSFCSKSRLKVHQRIHTERRPYQCRECGKGFRQSGHLSQHQRMHTGERRYKCLECGKSFSQSTYFILHQITHTGEKPFTCLECGKSFSHSRKLTVHRAIHTGERPYRCLECGQSFSQSTHLTSHQRIHTGEKPYRCAECGKCFNQSAHLTLHRRSHTGEKPYRCLECGKCFSQSPHLTLHQRIHTEEKIYKCSECGKGFHRSDHLISHQRSHTGEKPYRCSECGKGFSRSSILHKHQRIHRDGETSV, from the coding sequence ATGGAAGCAGGTGGGACCTCTCTGGAAGTTCAACCCAAAGAGACAGAACCACCCCCAACGATTCCAGATGACTCAGAAAGTCAGCCAGAGAGGAAAATGGCTGCGGCCGAAAAGCAGACGAATGTATCCATCAACAGTGAAGATATCGGTCAGGTGATCCTAGCCGAGTCTCAAGCAGCAGTAGAGCGGAGACAGAATGAATGCTACACGTGCGGGAAGAGTTTTTGTTCCAAATCCCGCCTCAAAGTCCACCAGAGGATCCACACGGAGAGGCGGCCCTATCAATGCCGGGAGTGCGGCAAGGGCTTCCGGCAGAGCGGCCACCTGTCCCAGCACCAAAGGATGCACACCGGGGAGAGGCGCTacaaatgtttggagtgtgggaaaagctttagccaGAGCACCTATTTCATCTTGCATCAGATcacccacacaggagaaaaaccgttCACTTGTCTGGAGTGCGGGAAGAGTTTCAGCCACAGCCGGAAGCTGACGGTACATCGCGCCATCCACACGGGCGAGAGGCCTTACCGATGTCTGGAGTGTGGGCAGAGTTTCAGCCAAAGCACCCACCTGACTTCCCACCAGAGGATCCACACCGGAGAGAAGCCGTATCGGTGCGCCGAGTGCGGGAAGTGTTTCAATCAGAGCGCTCATTTGACTCTGCACCGGCGGAGCCACACGGGAGAAAAACCCTACCGGTGCCTGGAATGCGGGAAGTGTTTCAGCCAGAGCCCGCACTTAACTCTACACCAGAGAATCCACACCGAGGAGAAAATTTATAAGTGCTCCGAGTGCGGGAAAGGATTCCACCGGAGCGATCACCTGATCTCGCACCAGAGGAGTCACACGGGGGAGAAGCCATATCGCTGCTCCGAATGCGGGAAGGGTTTCAGCCGAAGTTCGATTCTGCATAAACATCAGAGAATCCACAGAGATGGAGAAACATCAGTCTGA